The window GGGTTGAGCTGGAGTTTTCTGTCCCTTTTGCAACCACTCCATTCAAGATGCACGCCGTAGTTCGGCACAAGGATGAGCTTGAATTTGGATTCGAATTTCTCACCCTAAAGAGTGATCAGAGGCAGGCTTTAACCAGTCTCGCAAAACTGCACGGCAAAGCACCCATCCTGAACCTGGTTGAGCAGCCTGCGCAGATCGCCGCCGCGCCGAAACCGGCGATTGTGATATGTGCGGGCTGCGGGAACGAGTACACCGAGGACAAGGCCTTCTGTATTCTCTGCGGTCGTCCAGCGGAGGTACCGCCCGCGCCTGAAGTAGAAATTAAACACGACTTAAACGCCAAGTTGTTCCGTCCCTCGGCTTGGGCCTCGGCCTTTAGGGTTTCTGCCCACTATTACGGGGTTTCCCGCGGTGCACACAACGCTGTCGTGGATACGGTGGTCGCGCTTGTGTTCTTACTTACCCTCACCATTGGGGTGTGGCAATGGTTGAATACTCCGGCGGAGGATTCCCAGGCCAGTACCGTGGATATTCATATTGGGAGCGTGCTTTTGCATCTGGATCCCACACCGCCTATGACACCGGAATCGCTGGCGTCGAGTCCGGCGGCCCAGGTCCTCTCGGGAACGTATCGGTCGGCGAATAGCTCGGACAATTCCTTATTCTCGGCGCTCGTACGGCCTGAGCGAAAGAACGCTTCTCAACCGCCGAGCGAGAGCATCGGCCAGCCGGGCAGCGCCAGCGCCGAGACGCCCAGGCGAATCACTGCGGGAACCCCGACATCCCCTGGAAGGCCTAAAGCACCGGAGAACCGTACGCCAATCCAACCCACGAATGCGGGCGCGCAAAAGGTTCTAAACCTAGCTCCAAGCTCAGAGCGATCCTCAACTGGCGCCCAAGTGTCATTACTTCGCAAGATATTGCCTGTCTACCCGAATGAGGCTCGAGAGGAGCATGTGGAGGGGGACGTTGTATTGGCGGCGCTGATTGCCAAGGACGGCACAGTTGCAGAACTGCGTCCCCTCCGCGGACCCGAAATCTTGAGCGCCGCGGCCATGGATGCAGTCCGGCAATGGCGTTTTAAGCCTTACGAATTGAACGGCAAGCCAGTGGCAGTCGAGACCAGCATTCTGGTGAGTTTCCAACTTCCTAAATAGAAAACTACAACGTGCGAGCGGTGCTCAGGAGCGGTGTACGATCCGCAGCTTTGGGGCTGCTTCCGCATAATCAGGCTCGTTCTGTTCCCCGTCAGTGTCCTTATCGAGAACCGCTGAGTTTGGAGCTGCGGTTTCGGGAGCGGGCTGCGCACGAGTTGGACTCGCAAGCAGGAACGTCCAGGCAGCTATCAACAAAAGGGCAATCGAGACAAACGTGCGATTCGAAGCCACAAAGTCGAGCAGGGTATCGCTCCAACTCGTCGGACCGAAGTCAACCGCTACCGAACTCGCAGCCGCGGTCTGAGTCCGCGTGAGGGGTGAGATCCCGCCCAATCCCGCAACATAGTCGGATACCCCTGAATAAAGCGCTTGCGCGATCTTCTGCCGATAGGCCGGATCTTTGAGTTCGCGCTCGTCATCGGGATTGCTGAGGAACGATATCTCGGTGAGAATGGCGGGCATATTAGCGCCGGTCAAAACGATGAATGGCGCTTCCTTGACGCCTCGGTTGTGAGCATTTGGCAGTTCTTTTGCCAAATTCTTTTCTACATCGGTCGCGAGCTCTCGCGACTCTTCAAGCCTCCCTGCCATGGCAATTTTTTGTACCAAGTCCCGGAGTTGGTTTACCGAGCGCTGCGAGACCATGTTCTCGCGTGCAGCTACTTCCAATGCCGCTGGAGATGAGGTGAAGTTTAGGTAATAGGTCTCTATCCCGTGGGCGGAATGATCAGGACTGGAGTTCGCGTGGATGGAGACGAAAAGATCTGCTTGTTCCCGGTTCGCCCTCTGGGTGCGGGCCTCGAGCGGCAGATAGACGTCAGTCACTCGCGTGTAGGAGACTTCGGCGCCCAGGTTCCTGAGGAGCTTGCCTAGCCGCATGGCAACATCCAGAACCAGGTCTTTTTCCAGGACACCGGAAGGTCCAATGCCGCCCACATCATCGCCGCCATGACCGGGGTCAATCACGATTTTGCCGATTTTCAAGCCCAGGGCGCGAATGAATGTACGTTGGCTTGCTGGCATCATCCCCGAGCCCGATAGAATGGCGGATGGCGCCAAGGGCCGGCTGGGTTTCGAATGTCCCGCCATGGCTTCATCGCGCGGATTCACGTCGCCGATGGCAACCGCAGCGGTGACAATGGCTTTATTCCGCTCCGCCAAAACTGACTCATTTGATGACCGAGTAGTTGCGGAAGCCTTCTTCCGTTCGGCAGGGCTGGCGCTGTTGCTCTTGCTTGAGGCAGGCTTATCGTCAGGTGGGCGTAGAGTCACCTGCAATCGATAGGGATCAGGAATCAGCTGCGCGGAGTAGGAAACGGGCCGGGAGAGATCAAAGACGATGCGAGTCGCGCCATTTTCCGAGTGCGCCACTCGGACATTTCCCAAAAATCCGTCTCGTCCAGAGAATTTCTTGAGTAGGACAGCGGGTTCTAATTGCACATCAGATATATCGAAATAAAGACGCTCTGGTGCATGCAGATATCCGACCTTGTACTTCACCGCTCCATCCAGGTCTATGGCCACATTCGTGACCTCAGCACTCGACCAGTGGCGTACGGCCAGCACGGTTCGGCGGACAGCGGCTTGGTTGGAAGAGTTGTCGTTCTGCGGAGTCTTCGAGCTTGGGGCTGAATTGCCAGCTACGCTCGTTGGCCGTGGTAAAACACGCGCAAATGCGGCTTTCCGGGTAAGCCCGAGCAGCATAAGAGAGCACATGCCACTTAACAGAAGCAAGCGCCAACTGCTCTTAATTAGGCCCCGGTCGGACATTCGAGCGAAATCGCTCACAAGTTGCAACAGTTTATACCGGAAACTCAGGAAAACGAACCCCCCAAAAGTTGACAAAAAGTAAGTGTCATTCCGAGAGGGCTTTAGACACCAGGAGCCCCTATCATCAGTCAGAGTTGTTGCGGGCTGTAGAGATTCCTCACTTCGTTCGGAATGACATACGATCCTCGCGTCGCTGGAATTGACTTGGGCCGAGGTTATTTCGAGCGATCGCGTAGCTTGAAGCGCTGTAATTTGCCGGTGGCGGTTTTAGGGAGATCGGCCACAAACTCAACTGAACGCAGGCGCTTGAATGGCGGAAGCTTCTCGCTTACCGATTGCTGCAACTCGGACCCCAACTCCGGCGCGGGCTGGCTTCCGTTCCGCAGGACCACATAAGCAACTGGCTTTAGAAGTCCGTCTTTGTCCTCGCGGCCCACTACTGCCGCCTCCTGCACCGCGGGATGATCTACGAGCACGCTTTCTATTTCCACTGGACTTACCCACATCCCACTGACCTTCAGCATGTCGTCAGACCGTCCGGCATACCAGAAGTACCCGTCGGCGTCCTGATAATACTTATCGCCGGTGCGGATCCAATGGCCCTCGATTGTGCTCTTGGTTTTTTCGTGCTGGTTCCAATAGGAGGCGCAGACGGCATCGCTTTTGATCAGCAAATCGCCTATGTCACCCGGGGCCACAGCCCTCCCGCGTTCATCCACGATCCGGGCCTCGTACCCAGGAATGATTTGCCCGCTGGACCCAGGCCGTACTGCTCCCTGCTTGTTGGCGATGAACATGTGGAGCGCCTCAGTGGATCCAATCGCATCAAGGATTTCAACCCCGAAGCGTTCCTTAAAGCGATGGAACAGGGCGGCCGGAAGCGCCTCACCGGCCGAAATTCCATAGCGGACAGAAGAAAGGCCGAAGTCAGGCCCCTCTCGCTGAAAATTTAACAGCGCAGCGTAGTTGGAGGGAACAGAGAAGAAGAGCGTCGGGCGATAACGTTCGATCACCTCATAAACTTCAGCCGGCCGATTTCTGCCGGGCCACAAAATACTTGTCCCGCCGACGGCTAGGGGAAAGTACAACCCATTGCCCAGACCGTATGCAAAGTAGAGTTTGGCCACGCTGAAGCAACGCTCGTCGGCGGTGATCCCAAGAATGCCTTTTGCATATCGCTCGGCGCAGACCACCATGTCATGCTGCAGATGCACGCAACCCTTAGGAAATCCGGTACTGCCGGAGGAGTAGAGCCAAAAAGCAGCATCATCCTTGTGGGTGGGCT of the Terriglobales bacterium genome contains:
- a CDS encoding N-acetylmuramoyl-L-alanine amidase, with the protein product MLLGLTRKAAFARVLPRPTSVAGNSAPSSKTPQNDNSSNQAAVRRTVLAVRHWSSAEVTNVAIDLDGAVKYKVGYLHAPERLYFDISDVQLEPAVLLKKFSGRDGFLGNVRVAHSENGATRIVFDLSRPVSYSAQLIPDPYRLQVTLRPPDDKPASSKSNSASPAERKKASATTRSSNESVLAERNKAIVTAAVAIGDVNPRDEAMAGHSKPSRPLAPSAILSGSGMMPASQRTFIRALGLKIGKIVIDPGHGGDDVGGIGPSGVLEKDLVLDVAMRLGKLLRNLGAEVSYTRVTDVYLPLEARTQRANREQADLFVSIHANSSPDHSAHGIETYYLNFTSSPAALEVAARENMVSQRSVNQLRDLVQKIAMAGRLEESRELATDVEKNLAKELPNAHNRGVKEAPFIVLTGANMPAILTEISFLSNPDDERELKDPAYRQKIAQALYSGVSDYVAGLGGISPLTRTQTAAASSVAVDFGPTSWSDTLLDFVASNRTFVSIALLLIAAWTFLLASPTRAQPAPETAAPNSAVLDKDTDGEQNEPDYAEAAPKLRIVHRS
- a CDS encoding TonB family protein; this encodes MSQAAPATPPDVQSARRRHPRYQLAVPLAVTVFRPATTTRLTGRSQDVGLGGIRGAMSGELRPGERVELEFSVPFATTPFKMHAVVRHKDELEFGFEFLTLKSDQRQALTSLAKLHGKAPILNLVEQPAQIAAAPKPAIVICAGCGNEYTEDKAFCILCGRPAEVPPAPEVEIKHDLNAKLFRPSAWASAFRVSAHYYGVSRGAHNAVVDTVVALVFLLTLTIGVWQWLNTPAEDSQASTVDIHIGSVLLHLDPTPPMTPESLASSPAAQVLSGTYRSANSSDNSLFSALVRPERKNASQPPSESIGQPGSASAETPRRITAGTPTSPGRPKAPENRTPIQPTNAGAQKVLNLAPSSERSSTGAQVSLLRKILPVYPNEAREEHVEGDVVLAALIAKDGTVAELRPLRGPEILSAAAMDAVRQWRFKPYELNGKPVAVETSILVSFQLPK
- a CDS encoding benzoate-CoA ligase family protein produces the protein MSDPLSLPDQFNAATYFVDRHIPEGRGDKIAIECGEDRVTYGQLFERVNRVGNGLRQLGVRIEERVFLLLLDTPEFAYSFFGAIKIGAVPVPVNTLLRPSDYAFLLNDSRARVAFVSHELLSQLQAIDRSELRYLKHVVVVGTSPTGYESFSHLIQQSSAQLDPEPTHKDDAAFWLYSSGSTGFPKGCVHLQHDMVVCAERYAKGILGITADERCFSVAKLYFAYGLGNGLYFPLAVGGTSILWPGRNRPAEVYEVIERYRPTLFFSVPSNYAALLNFQREGPDFGLSSVRYGISAGEALPAALFHRFKERFGVEILDAIGSTEALHMFIANKQGAVRPGSSGQIIPGYEARIVDERGRAVAPGDIGDLLIKSDAVCASYWNQHEKTKSTIEGHWIRTGDKYYQDADGYFWYAGRSDDMLKVSGMWVSPVEIESVLVDHPAVQEAAVVGREDKDGLLKPVAYVVLRNGSQPAPELGSELQQSVSEKLPPFKRLRSVEFVADLPKTATGKLQRFKLRDRSK